CCTTCTGTTGATGGTTGTAGATCTCCCAGGCGATCCTGACGTGCATCGCGTTCCATTTCCCAGTTTTCTGTGTGAAAGATTAAATATAACTTAGAAGATGTACAACAGCGCTCGGCTAGTGTGCGAGCACATTAGATAATCAAAAGATAAAAAGAGAAGCATGCATGAGTAAAGAAGTGCTAAGAAGGAGACCTACCGCAACAGCGGGACGTGGTGGTGGTTTAGAGGCGGAGTCGCTTGCGGCTGACACTACGGGCTGTTAACATTATGCGATGCAGAGTTAATGACTGTAGCaactcaaatataaaataagcataagctataattagaaaaattgtaagtaaagaaatgaataaaattattgtgataTGAGTAACATGTATAGGATTACATTATGCTAGTTTTAAGTTAGTAGAAATTCTATACTATACTACTAACATTTAAAGTCACAGTCTAAATAACGATGTAATTAGGATTGTTCATAGCAAACATTACTATTTACACCAATTACTAATTAGTAAACATCGATTTACAAAATTAAGGGCAGGTTTTAACGACTTACGGATGAGTGCCGGATAGTCTATCCGTTAGAAATTAACAAATGCTCTATCtatgaaaacaactgttaaAATCCTTCGGTTATCGAATCATTACTTATCTGGAGATGGCGAAATCGGTCTTAAATATATGAACCAATCGATAGCGGCACGCATACCTTCGGCGCATAAGCGGTGATCGGCGCGGGAGGCACGTACGGACCCGTCGGATGGAGGAGACTGGAAGAGTACGGGTAGCCGAGGCCGAGACCGGTGCGATATAACGACGACATTTTTCCAACATCCTTGAACTGAAATCATACACGCAAACGATCACATAACGTACGaacgtttatatattttaaagtcacAAGCGTCACAAACGCTCACGACGCAAACAAGGCCGTAGGTATCGGTAGATGAACGAGTATAGCGGAGATAACTTACGAGAGGCGCGTGGGGCGCGTGGGGCGCGTGCGGCGCGTGTGGCGCGTGGGGCGCGTGGGGCGCGTGCGGCGCGTGGGGCGCGTGCGGCACCAGCAGCTGGTGCGGGTGCGGCGCGTGCGGCACGGGCGGCGCGTGCGGCGCGTGCGGCGCGTGCGCGGGGTGCTGGTGCACGTGCGTGTGCTGGTGCTGGTGCTGGTGGTGGTGCATCTCCGTGCGCACGCCCGACAcggcgcccgccgccgccagGAACCGGTTGTCCAGCTCTCGCCGCAGCAGATCCGCGCCGGGGCCTGAAATATAGCGTACCGCGTTtgtaaaagataaattaaaaaaaaataactatccGAATCTCTCCCGGTGTCGTTTGGTTTCGTTTAGGGTCATTCGGCACCGGTGACTCACGTGACGAACGTTAGAAGACTTACTGCTTTGGAACAACGATTCCGCAGAGAACGGGTTGGGGTTAGGCGGCGCGAGAGGAGCCCCGAACAGCGGAGGAGCGGGAGCGAAGCCCGACGTCCTGTCCGCACCCGTCGGCCTGCTAAGAGATAAACGAGGTTTAAAATACAGAGTCGCATCATATTATAGAGTAATTCTATTTACGTGTAACATTGTTATGTTGGTCCCTCACAGTCCGGATGCGTTCATCCGGttaaattttctttcttttcatatttttgtgtcTATCCACCACAAAACACTCTACTATTTGTACTCACGTTACACCCCAGTGCGCAGGCGGTTTGGCACTGGAACTGATGCTAGGGACAGTCGGAACTGGTGCTAGCGAATGAGTAAGATGTGGTTGAGTAGGTGCCGCCGGAGTTGGCGTCGGTGCTGCCAGGGGGGCCGACAGAGCTGCTCCTAGCGGCCCTCCTAAAGGAGCGCCTAGCGGAGTTCCCAGTGGACCGACTAAAGCCGATGAAAGAGGCGCGCTCAGCGAAGACGGCATTGGACCCTGCAGATTATCAGATTTATATAATTACACATGAATGAGAAACATTGATAAATTCAAAGTAGTTAATTGCGGTATATTTTTAAGAACAGGATGTgtaattaataaagattttacCGATAGAGGTGTGGGTAATGGAGTTGCGAGCGGGGCAGCCAGCGGCGCTACGAGGGACGACACCGAAGCCGCCACGGACGCAGGCGTGCTACGCGACAAACTGCTGATGTTGCTGCTGAAATCAATGGTAATATGTGTAagtctaattttattttatttacttttgtgttTTACTTGTAATTTCGGGAATGGTGAGGTCAGTTTCTCGAATAAagctttattgtatttatttgaacaagGGCATTATGAAAATCATTGAAAGGCATTATGAAAATCATTGAAGGCCCTTTGTTATTCAACAGAACAAGTTGTGCGAATTAATAACGATTATAAATTGAAAGGTGGTGCACCTGAAACTCTCTCGCTCCCGACTGGGGCTGTGACCACGTGGCGAGTACGAgagcgccgcgcccgccgcgccagTGGAACCCGGCGTGTGAGGTCGCACACCTTTTGGTGTTTTCGGTGCTACGAGCGGCGAAGCAGATAGACTTGTTCTCTGTAGcaatacacacataacacaTTATATAATGAGCATAGTTAAAGGAAACggtttttgatagatttttttgtaaccagcaaaattaaaatcttaCCGTGTCAGCAGAGTTTCTTGGTGAAGCAGCAGCAGGAGGAAGATAAGGACTATGTTGCAATGAAGGGGCATATGGTGCGTAAAGGGTAGGATACGACGAGCCTGAATACACGGCCGGCGGCGGGTAGCCGTTGGAGGCCAGGGTGGATGTGACCGAAGGGCTTTCAGTTCGTGATGGCAATTCGCTCGATGACATTGGAATTTGCCTCGAGTCTACGATAGGCGGTGCTAGGGGATGACTGCTGCTACCACTGCTATTTGTTGGCACAGGTGTCACGTTAGTAGGGGGACAACTAGACGTAGGTAACTGTTCAACTTGATTGCTTGGTAGATGTGAAGACACAGGTGGCGCTATAGAAGTCGGTTGTAATGGAACATTAAGACCTGGATGTGATTTAAGGCTCGGGGTGAAAGAAGACATCGTGGTACTTGCGGTTGAAGCTAAAGACAAGGGTGGCCCTATATGATTAGGTATAGATGTCGCTAAGGAACTGGGTGTGTTGACGGGGAGATGACTTGACAGGCTCGTAACGGAATGGCTGTTTACGGGATGACTCATGTGAGTAACAGTTGGTTGACTTGCCGTTGAAGATTGGATATGGCTTATGTGATTAGATATACTGAAAGGTGTTAGATGCGAAGGCCGAGTGGCATATGAAGGTTGAACGGAATGTTTCTGTAAACTCGATTGACTCTGGTAAGGTATTGAATGACCGTGAATACTGGAACTTATACTGGAGTTTACATGACTAGACCCGATCGACGGGGTAGGGTAGGGGCGAGAAGTCGGTGCGGCCGGTGATAGCGACCGTCCCGTGAGAGTTTGACTCGGAAGACAGCTGGGTATTGAAGAAGGCGTCGAATGTGGCGGCACGCTTTGCGGCACGCCATTGACGCGGTTCGAGAACGAGGTAGGAACGGAGGGGTGCGTCGGAGCTGCGACCGACGGATTTCGAACGTCATGACCGGGCATCACGGGATGCGACTGCGTGTGCGGGACGCGGCTCGGTAGACTAGGATGTGGCGCTTGCGCCGCGCTCTGCGCCAGGTGCGGCGGCCGAGGCGTGTGGTGCGCGGGGTGATGCGTGTGGAGATCCAGGGGCGCCGGCGGCTGCTCCGGCTGATCGGTTCGCGTTTCATGGTTCGTGTGCCGGTAATCAGGCAACGCCGCAGCAGCGTGCGATTGGGACTGAGACTGGTAGGCGGTATGCGAAGGAAATAGCGGAGACGGTGCGGGAGGAGCGGGCGGCGCCGGAGTCGGACTGTCCGCCGAGGCTCTCGCTCCCGGCTGCAATTTGCTATTGCTGGCTGGTCTTTCGGGAGTGTCGGGCCCCGCGGCGCCGACCGGCCGCGCCGGGATTTGCGTCGCAGCGTGGCCGTCGAGCGTAGGAATGTGTGCACCGTTAGGCCGGTGCGGCGTGTCGGCGCGGAAGGGCGGCGGGGGTAGGGCGGGCGGCGGcagcgcggcgggcgcgggcgacGGCGCGGGCTgcggcagcggcgcgggcgcggggctCGCGCTGCCGCCGACCGGCGCGCGGGACAAGGCCAGCGCGCCACCGCTGCCGCCCCGCGCTACCAGCTCATTCTTAGCGCCCCCGCCTGTAGCCGCCGCTGCACCCGTCACCCGGAACAGAGAGCCTGCGTCTGATGCCTGAAACGTTTGAGAATAAATTCATTAGAAACGAGTTGATTGATTTTACTTAAGATATCAAGTTCTTTCTTGCCGTATTGACAGTTCGTCAATTTATTGTACATATTTGGTAAAATACTTACATCGTCCATTGATGCATCGTGGTATCTCGGAGAAGCATTTCTGCTATTTTCGGGACTCGcctgtaacaataaaaagtaaacttataaaatatttgtgtaaaaggTTTCAGTGTCGCGCAATATTATTTGGATGTGTATTTAAGCGGCTGtaacaattttactttaatcCATCAAGATAAATCCTTTTACGAAACCAATTTTCCAACTGATTTATTAATTCATCGGTGTAACAGTGATAACTTTCACAGTCACGCCACATGTGAAAAAGAGCGTGAAGATAAATAGTAGTTGTCAATGGTGTTACATACAACGAAACTTGAATCTTTGCAAGTACGTTGACTGTAAGTAATAGCAGTATATTAGCGAGTGGACTTGCTTATTACATGACGTGTAGAGTTGGCTTCACCACGCGTATATTTACATCTATCATTAAACATAAAATGGTAACTTAGTCAGCGAACCGTTAAGTGTTAATACTAAGCCCGTTGCTGTTAATTCGTAGTAAAAATACCTTGTCCATTCGATgagtaaaacattattatttctaaataattcgctttttttaaaataaatagactttTGTTAAACCTAatacaataaaagaaaagtaagtAGTAAAGAAAACCTAGtattattttacgtatgtaCCTCTAATATATGTCAGTATTGTGGTGTAACCAGCTAACTAAGATAGTTTCTGAACGTAGTTCGT
This genomic stretch from Anticarsia gemmatalis isolate Benzon Research Colony breed Stoneville strain chromosome 13, ilAntGemm2 primary, whole genome shotgun sequence harbors:
- the tay gene encoding tay bridge kinase isoform X5, encoding MENEVKQRNQRNRRRERAQRMQAQRESKVKDGDSGEDESPTREKPPRPPARRKKSREPLGEEDIIDGFAIMAFRTYEDLEAAVKCASSPRTNALSTKPRLPLAALAADSGRNHPPNNVNSHGITLLQDAGTSDDSGRASERLTGSSVAPRDPDSSRDRLSDASSRCSSGKGYICDSEGDDDKASPENSRNASPRYHDASMDDASDAGSLFRVTGAAAATGGGAKNELVARGGSGGALALSRAPVGGSASPAPAPLPQPAPSPAPAALPPPALPPPPFRADTPHRPNGAHIPTLDGHAATQIPARPVGAAGPDTPERPASNSKLQPGARASADSPTPAPPAPPAPSPLFPSHTAYQSQSQSHAAAALPDYRHTNHETRTDQPEQPPAPLDLHTHHPAHHTPRPPHLAQSAAQAPHPSLPSRVPHTQSHPVMPGHDVRNPSVAAPTHPSVPTSFSNRVNGVPQSVPPHSTPSSIPSCLPSQTLTGRSLSPAAPTSRPYPTPSIGSSHVNSSISSSIHGHSIPYQSQSSLQKHSVQPSYATRPSHLTPFSISNHISHIQSSTASQPTVTHMSHPVNSHSVTSLSSHLPVNTPSSLATSIPNHIGPPLSLASTASTTMSSFTPSLKSHPGLNVPLQPTSIAPPVSSHLPSNQVEQLPTSSCPPTNVTPVPTNSSGSSSHPLAPPIVDSRQIPMSSSELPSRTESPSVTSTLASNGYPPPAVYSGSSYPTLYAPYAPSLQHSPYLPPAAASPRNSADTRTSLSASPLVAPKTPKGVRPHTPGSTGAAGAALSYSPRGHSPSRERESFSSNISSLSRSTPASVAASVSSLVAPLAAPLATPLPTPLSGPMPSSLSAPLSSALVGPLGTPLGAPLGGPLGAALSAPLAAPTPTPAAPTQPHLTHSLAPVPTVPSISSSAKPPAHWGVTRPTGADRTSGFAPAPPLFGAPLAPPNPNPFSAESLFQSSPGADLLRRELDNRFLAAAGAVSGVRTEMHHHQHQHQHTHVHQHPAHAPHAPHAPPVPHAPHPHQLLVPHAPHAPHAPHAPHAPHAPHAPHAPHAPLFKDVGKMSSLYRTGLGLGYPYSSSLLHPTGPYVPPAPITAYAPKKTGKWNAMHVRIAWEIYNHQQKEKTGGGSVTAASADKDKLRAFPAPAPPPPAYRSPYELPPSPYLPHHPHLGTLRRPSAGPDPALAASHRAVRVSGVSPFGRYGPGAYPGAAGPFGLSAYGRELALSSSLHGVHHAPPLGAVGALHDAWRAVRPPAPPAPDARRDHDERERARRERDERERREREERERRKAREQRDQRERELERVRTRSPLRNGAPDAPKDERKEPPRHPPPSLPAYPPPPPWDPYRAFDPLQHMRFAPLVEAAIRAEEDRAKMLSAYAHHQQLKSSPMLHRGLGGHAPLAPLGAHGSLAPLAPLAPPLAPLAPLDLLKKEEPR
- the tay gene encoding tay bridge kinase isoform X7, translating into MENEVKQRNQRNRRRERAQRMQAQRESKVKDGDSGEDESPTREKPPRPPARRKKSREPLGEEDIIDGFAIMAFRTYEDLEAAVKCASSPRTNALSTKPRLPLAALAADSGRNHPPNNVNSHASSRCSSGKGYICDSEGDDDKASPENSRNASPRYHDASMDDASDAGSLFRVTGAAAATGGGAKNELVARGGSGGALALSRAPVGGSASPAPAPLPQPAPSPAPAALPPPALPPPPFRADTPHRPNGAHIPTLDGHAATQIPARPVGAAGPDTPERPASNSKLQPGARASADSPTPAPPAPPAPSPLFPSHTAYQSQSQSHAAAALPDYRHTNHETRTDQPEQPPAPLDLHTHHPAHHTPRPPHLAQSAAQAPHPSLPSRVPHTQSHPVMPGHDVRNPSVAAPTHPSVPTSFSNRVNGVPQSVPPHSTPSSIPSCLPSQTLTGRSLSPAAPTSRPYPTPSIGSSHVNSSISSSIHGHSIPYQSQSSLQKHSVQPSYATRPSHLTPFSISNHISHIQSSTASQPTVTHMSHPVNSHSVTSLSSHLPVNTPSSLATSIPNHIGPPLSLASTASTTMSSFTPSLKSHPGLNVPLQPTSIAPPVSSHLPSNQVEQLPTSSCPPTNVTPVPTNSSGSSSHPLAPPIVDSRQIPMSSSELPSRTESPSVTSTLASNGYPPPAVYSGSSYPTLYAPYAPSLQHSPYLPPAAASPRNSADTRTSLSASPLVAPKTPKGVRPHTPGSTGAAGAALSYSPRGHSPSRERESFSSNISSLSRSTPASVAASVSSLVAPLAAPLATPLPTPLSGPMPSSLSAPLSSALVGPLGTPLGAPLGGPLGAALSAPLAAPTPTPAAPTQPHLTHSLAPVPTVPSISSSAKPPAHWGVTRPTGADRTSGFAPAPPLFGAPLAPPNPNPFSAESLFQSSPGADLLRRELDNRFLAAAGAVSGVRTEMHHHQHQHQHTHVHQHPAHAPHAPHAPPVPHAPHPHQLLVPHAPHAPHAPHAPHAPHAPHAPHAPHAPLFKDVGKMSSLYRTGLGLGYPYSSSLLHPTGPYVPPAPITAYAPKPVVSAASDSASKPPPRPAVAKTGKWNAMHVRIAWEIYNHQQKEKTGGGSVTAASADKDKLRAFPAPAPPPPAYRSPYELPPSPYLPHHPHLGTLRRPSAGPDPALAASHRAVRVSGVSPFGRYGPGAYPGAAGPFGLSAYGRELALSSSLHGVHHAPPLGAVGALHDAWRAVRPPAPPAPDARRDHDERERARRERDERERREREERERRKAREQRDQRERELERVRTRSPLRNGAPDAPKDERKEPPRHPPPSLPAYPPPPPWDPYRAFDPLQHMRFAPLVEAAIRAEEDRAKMLSAYAHHQQLKSSPMLHRGLGGHAPLAPLGAHGSLAPLAPLAPPLAPLAPLDLLKKEEPR
- the tay gene encoding tay bridge kinase isoform X8, producing MENEVKQRNQRNRRRERAQRMQAQRESKVKDGDSGEDESPTREKPPRPPARRKKSREPLGEEDIIDGFAIMAFRTYEDLEAAVKCASSPRTNALSTKPRLPLAALAADSGRNHPPNNVNSHCDSEGDDDKASPENSRNASPRYHDASMDDASDAGSLFRVTGAAAATGGGAKNELVARGGSGGALALSRAPVGGSASPAPAPLPQPAPSPAPAALPPPALPPPPFRADTPHRPNGAHIPTLDGHAATQIPARPVGAAGPDTPERPASNSKLQPGARASADSPTPAPPAPPAPSPLFPSHTAYQSQSQSHAAAALPDYRHTNHETRTDQPEQPPAPLDLHTHHPAHHTPRPPHLAQSAAQAPHPSLPSRVPHTQSHPVMPGHDVRNPSVAAPTHPSVPTSFSNRVNGVPQSVPPHSTPSSIPSCLPSQTLTGRSLSPAAPTSRPYPTPSIGSSHVNSSISSSIHGHSIPYQSQSSLQKHSVQPSYATRPSHLTPFSISNHISHIQSSTASQPTVTHMSHPVNSHSVTSLSSHLPVNTPSSLATSIPNHIGPPLSLASTASTTMSSFTPSLKSHPGLNVPLQPTSIAPPVSSHLPSNQVEQLPTSSCPPTNVTPVPTNSSGSSSHPLAPPIVDSRQIPMSSSELPSRTESPSVTSTLASNGYPPPAVYSGSSYPTLYAPYAPSLQHSPYLPPAAASPRNSADTRTSLSASPLVAPKTPKGVRPHTPGSTGAAGAALSYSPRGHSPSRERESFSSNISSLSRSTPASVAASVSSLVAPLAAPLATPLPTPLSGPMPSSLSAPLSSALVGPLGTPLGAPLGGPLGAALSAPLAAPTPTPAAPTQPHLTHSLAPVPTVPSISSSAKPPAHWGVTRPTGADRTSGFAPAPPLFGAPLAPPNPNPFSAESLFQSSPGADLLRRELDNRFLAAAGAVSGVRTEMHHHQHQHQHTHVHQHPAHAPHAPHAPPVPHAPHPHQLLVPHAPHAPHAPHAPHAPHAPHAPHAPHAPLFKDVGKMSSLYRTGLGLGYPYSSSLLHPTGPYVPPAPITAYAPKPVVSAASDSASKPPPRPAVAKTGKWNAMHVRIAWEIYNHQQKEKTGGGSVTAASADKDKLRAFPAPAPPPPAYRSPYELPPSPYLPHHPHLGTLRRPSAGPDPALAASHRAVRVSGVSPFGRYGPGAYPGAAGPFGLSAYGRELALSSSLHGVHHAPPLGAVGALHDAWRAVRPPAPPAPDARRDHDERERARRERDERERREREERERRKAREQRDQRERELERVRTRSPLRNGAPDAPKDERKEPPRHPPPSLPAYPPPPPWDPYRAFDPLQHMRFAPLVEAAIRAEEDRAKMLSAYAHHQQLKSSPMLHRGLGGHAPLAPLGAHGSLAPLAPLAPPLAPLAPLDLLKKEEPR
- the tay gene encoding tay bridge kinase isoform X4 is translated as MENEVKQRNQRNRRRERAQRMQAQRESKVKDGDSGEDESPTREKPPRPPARRKKSREPLGEEDIIDGFAIMAFRTYEDLEAAVKCASSPRTNALSTKPRLPLAALAADSGRNHPPNNVNSHGITLLQDAGTSDDSGRASERLTGSSVAPRDPDSSRDRLSDCDSEGDDDKASPENSRNASPRYHDASMDDASDAGSLFRVTGAAAATGGGAKNELVARGGSGGALALSRAPVGGSASPAPAPLPQPAPSPAPAALPPPALPPPPFRADTPHRPNGAHIPTLDGHAATQIPARPVGAAGPDTPERPASNSKLQPGARASADSPTPAPPAPPAPSPLFPSHTAYQSQSQSHAAAALPDYRHTNHETRTDQPEQPPAPLDLHTHHPAHHTPRPPHLAQSAAQAPHPSLPSRVPHTQSHPVMPGHDVRNPSVAAPTHPSVPTSFSNRVNGVPQSVPPHSTPSSIPSCLPSQTLTGRSLSPAAPTSRPYPTPSIGSSHVNSSISSSIHGHSIPYQSQSSLQKHSVQPSYATRPSHLTPFSISNHISHIQSSTASQPTVTHMSHPVNSHSVTSLSSHLPVNTPSSLATSIPNHIGPPLSLASTASTTMSSFTPSLKSHPGLNVPLQPTSIAPPVSSHLPSNQVEQLPTSSCPPTNVTPVPTNSSGSSSHPLAPPIVDSRQIPMSSSELPSRTESPSVTSTLASNGYPPPAVYSGSSYPTLYAPYAPSLQHSPYLPPAAASPRNSADTRTSLSASPLVAPKTPKGVRPHTPGSTGAAGAALSYSPRGHSPSRERESFSSNISSLSRSTPASVAASVSSLVAPLAAPLATPLPTPLSGPMPSSLSAPLSSALVGPLGTPLGAPLGGPLGAALSAPLAAPTPTPAAPTQPHLTHSLAPVPTVPSISSSAKPPAHWGVTRPTGADRTSGFAPAPPLFGAPLAPPNPNPFSAESLFQSSPGADLLRRELDNRFLAAAGAVSGVRTEMHHHQHQHQHTHVHQHPAHAPHAPHAPPVPHAPHPHQLLVPHAPHAPHAPHAPHAPHAPHAPHAPHAPLFKDVGKMSSLYRTGLGLGYPYSSSLLHPTGPYVPPAPITAYAPKPVVSAASDSASKPPPRPAVAKTGKWNAMHVRIAWEIYNHQQKEKTGGGSVTAASADKDKLRAFPAPAPPPPAYRSPYELPPSPYLPHHPHLGTLRRPSAGPDPALAASHRAVRVSGVSPFGRYGPGAYPGAAGPFGLSAYGRELALSSSLHGVHHAPPLGAVGALHDAWRAVRPPAPPAPDARRDHDERERARRERDERERREREERERRKAREQRDQRERELERVRTRSPLRNGAPDAPKDERKEPPRHPPPSLPAYPPPPPWDPYRAFDPLQHMRFAPLVEAAIRAEEDRAKMLSAYAHHQQLKSSPMLHRGLGGHAPLAPLGAHGSLAPLAPLAPPLAPLAPLDLLKKEEPR
- the tay gene encoding tay bridge kinase isoform X2, producing MENEVKQRNQRNRRRERAQRMQAQRESKVKDGDSGEDESPTREKPPRPPARRKKSREPLGEEDIIDGFAIMAFRTYEDLEAAVKCASSPRTNALSTKPRLPLAALAADSGRNHPPNNVNSHGITLLQDAGTSDDSGRASERLTGSSVAPRDPDSSRDRLSDASSRCSSGKGYICDSEGDDDKASPENSRNASPRYHDASMDDASDAGSLFRVTGAAAATGGGAKNELVARGGSGGALALSRAPVGGSASPAPAPLPQPAPSPAPAALPPPALPPPPFRADTPHRPNGAHIPTLDGHAATQIPARPVGAAGPDTPERPASNSKLQPGARASADSPTPAPPAPPAPSPLFPSHTAYQSQSQSHAAAALPDYRHTNHETRTDQPEQPPAPLDLHTHHPAHHTPRPPHLAQSAAQAPHPSLPSRVPHTQSHPVMPGHDVRNPSVAAPTHPSVPTSFSNRVNGVPQSVPPHSTPSSIPSCLPSQTLTGRSLSPAAPTSRPYPTPSIGSSHVNSSISSSIHGHSIPYQSQSSLQKHSVQPSYATRPSHLTPFSISNHISHIQSSTASQPTVTHMSHPVNSHSVTSLSSHLPVNTPSSLATSIPNHIGPPLSLASTASTTMSSFTPSLKSHPGLNVPLQPTSIAPPVSSHLPSNQVEQLPTSSCPPTNVTPVPTNSSGSSSHPLAPPIVDSRQIPMSSSELPSRTESPSVTSTLASNGYPPPAVYSGSSYPTLYAPYAPSLQHSPYLPPAAASPRNSADTRTSLSASPLVAPKTPKGVRPHTPGSTGAAGAALSYSPRGHSPSRERESFSNISSLSRSTPASVAASVSSLVAPLAAPLATPLPTPLSGPMPSSLSAPLSSALVGPLGTPLGAPLGGPLGAALSAPLAAPTPTPAAPTQPHLTHSLAPVPTVPSISSSAKPPAHWGVTRPTGADRTSGFAPAPPLFGAPLAPPNPNPFSAESLFQSSPGADLLRRELDNRFLAAAGAVSGVRTEMHHHQHQHQHTHVHQHPAHAPHAPHAPPVPHAPHPHQLLVPHAPHAPHAPHAPHAPHAPHAPHAPHAPLFKDVGKMSSLYRTGLGLGYPYSSSLLHPTGPYVPPAPITAYAPKPVVSAASDSASKPPPRPAVAKTGKWNAMHVRIAWEIYNHQQKEKTGGGSVTAASADKDKLRAFPAPAPPPPAYRSPYELPPSPYLPHHPHLGTLRRPSAGPDPALAASHRAVRVSGVSPFGRYGPGAYPGAAGPFGLSAYGRELALSSSLHGVHHAPPLGAVGALHDAWRAVRPPAPPAPDARRDHDERERARRERDERERREREERERRKAREQRDQRERELERVRTRSPLRNGAPDAPKDERKEPPRHPPPSLPAYPPPPPWDPYRAFDPLQHMRFAPLVEAAIRAEEDRAKMLSAYAHHQQLKSSPMLHRGLGGHAPLAPLGAHGSLAPLAPLAPPLAPLAPLDLLKKEEPR
- the tay gene encoding tay bridge kinase isoform X3, which gives rise to MENEVKQRNQRNRRRERAQRMQAQRESKVKDGDSGEDESPTREKPPRPPARRKKSREPLGEEDIIDGFAIMAFRTYEDLEAAVKCASSPRTNALSTKPRLPLAALAADSGRNHPPNNVNSHGITLLQDAGTSDDSGRASERLTGSSVAPRDPDSSRDRLSDASSRCSSGKGYICDSEGDDDKASPENSRNASPRYHDASMDDASDAGSLFRVTGAAAATGGGAKNELVARGGSGGALALSRAPVGGSASPAPAPLPQPAPSPAPAALPPPALPPPPFRADTPHRPNGAHIPTLDGHAATQIPARPVGAAGPDTPERPASNSKLQPGARASADSPTPAPPAPPAPSPLFPSHTAYQSQSQSHAAAALPDYRHTNHETRTDQPEQPPAPLDLHTHHPAHHTPRPPHLAQSAAQAPHPSLPSRVPHTQSHPVMPGHDVRNPSVAAPTHPSVPTSFSNRVNGVPQSVPPHSTPSSIPSCLPSQTLTGRSLSPAAPTSRPYPTPSIGSSHVNSSISSSIHGHSIPYQSQSSLQKHSVQPSYATRPSHLTPFSISNHISHIQSSTASQPTVTHMSHPVNSHSVTSLSSHLPVNTPSSLATSIPNHIGPPLSLASTASTTMSSFTPSLKSHPGLNVPLQPTSIAPPVSSHLPSNQVEQLPTSSCPPTNVTPVPTNSSGSSSHPLAPPIVDSRQIPMSSSELPSRTESPSVTSTLASNGYPPPAVYSGSSYPTLYAPYAPSLQHSPYLPPAAASPRNSADTRTSLSASPLVAPKTPKGVRPHTPGSTGAAGAALSYSPRGHSPSRERESFSSNISSLSRSTPASVAASVSSLVAPLAAPLATPLPTPLSGPMPSSLSAPLSSALVGPLGTPLGAPLGGPLGAALSAPLAAPTPTPAAPTQPHLTHSLAPVPTVPSISSSAKPPAHWGVTPTGADRTSGFAPAPPLFGAPLAPPNPNPFSAESLFQSSPGADLLRRELDNRFLAAAGAVSGVRTEMHHHQHQHQHTHVHQHPAHAPHAPHAPPVPHAPHPHQLLVPHAPHAPHAPHAPHAPHAPHAPHAPHAPLFKDVGKMSSLYRTGLGLGYPYSSSLLHPTGPYVPPAPITAYAPKPVVSAASDSASKPPPRPAVAKTGKWNAMHVRIAWEIYNHQQKEKTGGGSVTAASADKDKLRAFPAPAPPPPAYRSPYELPPSPYLPHHPHLGTLRRPSAGPDPALAASHRAVRVSGVSPFGRYGPGAYPGAAGPFGLSAYGRELALSSSLHGVHHAPPLGAVGALHDAWRAVRPPAPPAPDARRDHDERERARRERDERERREREERERRKAREQRDQRERELERVRTRSPLRNGAPDAPKDERKEPPRHPPPSLPAYPPPPPWDPYRAFDPLQHMRFAPLVEAAIRAEEDRAKMLSAYAHHQQLKSSPMLHRGLGGHAPLAPLGAHGSLAPLAPLAPPLAPLAPLDLLKKEEPR